One window of the Rhodospirillaceae bacterium genome contains the following:
- a CDS encoding GTP-binding protein, with protein sequence MSKQKFERTKPHCNIGTIGHVDHGKTTLTAAITKVLAEAGGATFTA encoded by the coding sequence ATGTCGAAGCAGAAGTTTGAGCGTACGAAGCCGCACTGTAACATTGGAACGATTGGTCACGTTGACCATGGTAAGACGACGTTGACAGCAGCGATTACGAAGGTGTTGGCGGAAGCTGGAGGGGCGACGTTTACGGC